Within the Pelagovum pacificum genome, the region GGGGCCGGTCGGTCAGAAACTCGAGGTGTTCCGGCGGGACGGAGAGCCGGGCCGCCTGAACCAGCCGGTCGAGGTCGGGTTGCGGCACCGGGTCGAGCCCGTCGTCGAGCAAATGCTCAAGCGCCGCGTCGTCGATGTAGGAGGCCAGCGTGCGATTGCCGCCGAGGGCCGGGTGGAGCCAGCCCTTGCCGGAGCTGATCTGGCTGTCATGGACCTTCCCCTCGGTGACGAACTTGAGGAACATCCGGTCATGGTTTCCCAGCAGGAACTGCCAGTTGCGCCCCTCACGGTGCCCCTCGAACAGGCGCTGGATCACTGCACGGCTGTCAGGACCCCGGTCGACGTAATCGCCGAGGAAGATGATCTGCGCGTCCGGGCCGCCGTCGGCCTCGATCAGGGAAAGTGCGGTTTCGAGGGAAGAATTAAAGCCGTGGATGTCACCAACGGTATAGATGGGATCGGTCAATTCGGAACGGGTCCTGTTGTCAGTAGCGGGCTCGTGCCTCCCCAAGGCAAAGACTAGGGCGTAACGGGGAGGAGTCGACGTGGCATCGGACAGAAGCATCGTGGACCACATCGTCACGCAGGCCGCAAGCGGCGGGGAGATGCGTGCGAACGCGATGTCGGGGGAATACGGGCTCTGTTGCGATGGGCGGATGGTAGCGCTGTTCTGTGACAACCGCTTGTAGCTCACGCCGAGGAGCTCGGCGGCCGGGCGCAGG harbors:
- a CDS encoding metallophosphoesterase; this encodes MTDPIYTVGDIHGFNSSLETALSLIEADGGPDAQIIFLGDYVDRGPDSRAVIQRLFEGHREGRNWQFLLGNHDRMFLKFVTEGKVHDSQISSGKGWLHPALGGNRTLASYIDDAALEHLLDDGLDPVPQPDLDRLVQAARLSVPPEHLEFLTDRPRLIETDEHIFVHAGIRPGVALDEQDEEDLVWIRDGFLDYDAPFPKLVVHGHTALDTPEHFGNRIDFDGGAGYGRPLVPGVFDGSEWFTLTEDGRQPLRPPHA